The Phaeacidiphilus oryzae TH49 region ACCCACTGCCAGGCCCGTTCCACCACCGGCCGGTAGACCGCCGCCGGCAGCACCCCGTGGTTGACGCCCCAGGCCAGGCCGTAGGTGAAGAAGGCGGTGCCACTGGTCTCCGGGCCCGGATAGCGGTCCGGGCGGATCAGGTCGGCCGGCCAGTAACCGTCCTCCGACTGCAGTGGCTTGAGTGCGGCGGCCATCGCCCGCATGTCGGCCGCGTAGCCGGCCCGGTTCGGGTCGCCCGGCGGCAGCGCGCCGAGCACCTTGGCCAGGTCGGCCAGTGCCCAGCCGTTGCCGCGCGACCAGTAGGTGTCGGTGTGGAGGAAGCCGGCGTCCCGCCACCACAGTGAGCGGGCGGGATCCCACAGTCCGGGGCCGCCGCACTGGTCGCGGGTGTAGAGGTAGGAGGAGTGGGCGTAGTCCAGATAGTCCGGCCGGGAGTCCTGGGCGGCCATCCGGACGAACACCGGCATCGCCATGTGGAGGGCGTCCACCCAGGTCCAGTAGTCGGCGCTGCCGGAGGACAGCTGGGCGTCCAGCCGCTGCCGGACGGCGGCCAGGTACGCGGGGTGCGGGCCGTCCGGCGAGGTCTGGTAGAGGTCCAGGTAGGCCTGGCCGGCGGTCTCGTGGTCGGCGTGGAAGGGGGCCGAGGACGAGGGGATCAGGGCGAAGCCGTTCTGTTCGGCCCAGCCGAGGGTGAACTCCCGGTAGCGGGGGTCGCCGGTGAGCCGGTACAGCGCCATCTCGCCGCTGTGGAAGGTGGCGTTGACCCAGTCGGCGTTGTTCGCGTACGGCTGCGGCTGGGCCTGCCAGTAGTCGGCGGCGAGCCGGGCCGAGGCGACCGCGTCGGGGTTGGCCCGGCCGGCGGCCCGGGCCGGGGCGGGGCGTCCGGATGCGGACAGCAGCGTGGCGCCGAGTACCGAGCCGAGGCCGATGCCGAGTGCGCGGCGGCGGGGGACCAAGGGCATGGTTCCGTCCTCTGCTGTGCACGAGGTGGCGTTAGGCCTCCGATGTTTCTCGCGTTGTTGATGGTTCGTCAACAGTGGGTGAGCACAGGGGAATTCAGGCCACGGAAATTCGGTGGACAGGGTGTCGCGAGGCGCCCGTGCAAGTTACTCTGTTCATTGAAGGGCCCGTCGTTTCCCCCGTACGACGGGCCCTTCCCTTGTCTTCTGAGGCGCCGGCGCTCAGCGCGCGTGGTCCAGGGCGAGGAGCAGCGCGGCCAGCTGGGTCCGGATCAGGTCGCGGATCGGCGTCGGCCGCACTCCCAGCTCGGCGGCGAACTCGGCGGAGAGCGCGGGAAGCAGCGCCCGCAGTCCCGGCGCGACCGGCAGGGGGGAGCGCAGTCGCATCCCGAGCGCCCGCAGCGGCAGCCGGTACGCCCCGGCGCGCACGCTGTTCCACACATCGGCGGCCAGCTCGGGGTCCTCAGGGCGGAGCATCCCCCGCCAGCGCTCGGTCTCGTTGCCCAGCAGGCGCAGCGTCTCCCGGACCGGCGGCAGGTACACCGGGTCCTCGGCGCCGAACGGGGCCTCCGGCCCGGCGGCCCGCAGCTGCGCGCTCCGGCGGTCCGCGAGGTCCGCCAACTCGCCCATCCGGCGCCGCCACCGGGACTGCGGTGGGGCCGGCTCGCGGCGCATCCGCCAGAGCGGCACCTCGGCGATCACCCCGAGCGCCCCGCAGACCCGCTCGGCGTAGTGGAGGCTGCAGGCGCCGTGGCCGCGTCCGTCGCCGCCCGCGGCGGCGTTCGCCTCCGGGCCGAGGATGTAGAGCTCGTCGGCGCCCGGCAGGACGTGCACCCCCGGGGCGGGGGTGGCCCAGCCGACGCTGTCCGCGTCGTACCGGCCGAGGGAGAGGCCGAAGCGGGCCGGCAGCCGGGACAGCTCCTGCGCGAGACCGCCCTGCTGCCGGCTGAGCATGAAGAAGGAGCCGTCCAGGTCGGTGTTGTGGAGCGAGGCGACCAGCTCGGGACGGAGCCGGTCGACCGCCTCCATCACCGCCCGGGTCTCCGGCCACAGCGCCTCCCGGCCGGTCCGCGCCCCGGCCAGCGGGAAGGTCCACTCCGGCTGCTCGCACAGCCGCGGCCGGTAGAACCAGCGGTGGTAGACCTCCGGGGTCAGCGGGCGGACGCCGTACCAGCCCTCGTTGCGGCGGGCGCCGACGGCGTCCCAGCAGGCGACGACGTTCCAGGTCCAGCCCGCCCGCAGGGCCGCGGCCTGCGGGCCGGGGCCGCCGAGCAGCCGCAGCAGCTCCAGGCAACTGGCCATCCCCACCGGCTCGTTGGGGTGGGGCCCGCCCAGCAGCAGCACCTGGCGCCGACCGCTGCCGGCGCGCACCAGCTCCAGCGGCCTGCCGTCCCGGTACCGGCCCAGCGCTTCGACCCGCCCCCCGGCGCGCTCGGCCAGGCTCCGCGCCTGGGCCAGCACTTCGTCCACCCCCGGGAAGCCCGGGAAGTCCCGTACGGGATCGAGCGTGCCTGCTTCTCCACTCGTCACCCTCCGGTCATACCCGCCTCGGGCCGCCGCCGGAACCGGAGCGGCGGCAACTGCCGGGCCGACGGCCGGCCGGGCGTCTCCGGCGAGCGCTCCCCGCAGGCGCGGAGCGCGGCCCTGGCCGCCAGATAGCCGGCCATGCCATGGACGCCGGGGCCGGGCGGCGTGGAGGCGGAGCAGAGGAAGACCCCGGGCAGCGGGGTGGCGTACGGATTCCAGCGGGCGACCGGGCGCAGCAGCGTCTGCCGGATCGTCACCGCCCCGGCGCCGATGTCCCCGCCGACGTAGTTGGGGTTGTACGCCTCCAGCGCGCGCGCCGGCACCGAGCGGGCGGCGACGATGGTGTCCCGGAACCCCGGGGCGTGCTCCTCGATCCGCCTGATGATCTCCTCCTGGGCGTCCTCCGGCCGCCCCTGCGGGACGTGGGCGTAGGCCCAGAGCGGGTAGCGGCCGCCGACCGCCCGCCCGGGGTCGGTGTTGGCCGGCTCGGTGACCAGGATGAACGGGCGGGCGGTGGCCAGCCCGCGGGAGGTCTCCGACTCCGCCCGGTAGAGCTCCTCGCGGGTGCCGCCGAGGTGGACGGTGCCGGCGATCCGCAGCTCGGGATCGCGCCACGGCACCGGCGAGTCGAGCAGCAGGTCGGTCTTGGCCGCGCCGGGCCCGTGCCGGAAGCGGCCGAGCGCCCGGGCGTACCCGGCGGGCAGCCGGCCGCGGCTGATCCGCAGGAACTCGCGCGGGCCGAGGTCGGCCAGGACCAGCCGGTCGGAGTCGAGTTCGGCCAGGTCGTCGATCCGCCGGCCGGTCACCACCCGCCCGCCGTGCGCCTCCAGGTCGGCGATCAGCGCGTCCGCCAGGGACTGGCTGCCGCCGGCCGGCAGCGGCCAGCCGCCCGCGTGGGCGAGATGGCCGAGGAGGAGCCCGGTGGCCGCGCCGGTCAGGCTGGGCAGCGGCCCGACGGAGTGCGCCGCCACACCGGCCAGCATCGCGGCGGCCTGCGGGGTGCGCAGCCCCCGCTCGGCGGTCAGCCGCAGGGCGAGCAGCAGCGGGGCGACCGGATCGCGCGGCGGGGTGCGGAAGTCGGAGAGCATCAGCCGGACCACCTCCTCGCTGTGCGCCCGCAGCGGGCCCATCAGCCGCCGCCAGCCGGGGCCGTCCGGGCCGAGGCCCTCGGCGGTGACCTCCAGCGAGCGCCAGGCCAGTCCGGGCGGGCGGCCGCCGGGGAGCGGATGGGCGTAGGAGAGGGCGGGGGTGAGGAGCCGCACGCCGTGCGCGGCGAGGTCGAAATGCCGGAAGAAGGGCGAGGCGGCGGCCATCGGATGGACCGCGGCGCAGATGTCGTGCCGTACGCCGGACTCGAAGAGGTCGACGGAGCGCAGCCCGCCGCCGGGGGTGTCGGCCGCCTCGTGGACGGTGACCCGCAGCCCGGCCCGGGCCAGGGTGACCGCGGCGGCCAGCCCGTTCGGCCCGCTGCCGATCACGCTCGCCGTGCCCGAGTCGGATGACCGTTTCGCTGACCGCCCCGTCGCGCGCCCCGAGTTCACCACCATGGTCCCGGACCCTAGCGCTCCGCAACGACAATCGGGCGTACGGGCGCGGACCGGCCCGGACACCGGGGCCGGAGCGGAGGTCAGGACAGGCCGAGGCCCCCGGAGCGGGGGACCGCTCCGGGGGCCTCGGCAGGGCATCCGTCAGACGAGCACGCCGATCAGGTGGAGGAGCCCGGCCAGCGCGTCGGTGAGGAAGTTCATCTCGGTCACTCGTTTCTCTGCTTGCTCTTACTGGGACAGTTCGCGCCACGCGGTCTGCAGCCCGTCTCTGGCACACCGTCAGCATCACGTGTCACGTTCACCCGTGGGCGGGATATCGATGGGGTGCATTCGTTCGCGTGAACACCCGATCGTTTGTACGGAGAGCAATCAGAAGTTGACGCAACGTCAACCCGACGCCGAAATCGCCCGCAGCAGGGGGTCCACCCGGTAGGGCACCAGTTCGCGCATGGCCAGCGCGGTCGAGGTCCGCTCGACACCGGGGACGGCCAGGATCCGGTCCGCGATCCCGTACAGATGACCGGCGTCCTCGGCCACCACCCGGACCAGCAGGTCCCGCTCGCCGGTCAGCCCCAGCACCTCGACCACCTGCGGGATCTCCGCCAGCTCGGCCGAGACCTCGGCCAGCCGGTGCTGGTTGACCTGAGTGGTGACCACGGCCGTCAGCGGATGCCCGAGGGCCTCCGGGAGCACCCGCCGCTGGGCCCGGCCGAGAGCCCCGTCCCGCTCCAGGCGGGCCAGCCGCGCCTGCACGGTGTTCCGGGACAGGTCCAGCTTCTGGGCGAGGGAGAGCACCGTCGCCCGCGGGTCCGCGTCCAGCGCGAGGAGGATCCGCGCGTCGGTGGCGTCCACGGCGCGGCGGGGCGGTCGGCTGCTCACGGTGCTCAACTGCGGGCTCCTGTGCTCGGCTGGTATTGGGCAGACTGCTCAATCGGACAGTCGAATATTGTGCGTCGGCCCAGCTCTGTGTCTACTGAGCGGCAGAAAGAGCAGCAGGGCCGGCAATGGAGGTGGCCGCGGTGACGGTGACGGACGCGAACTCGGCGGAGTCCGGGGCGGAGCTCGGGGCGGCCCGGCTCGGCACGCTGGAGGCGATCGAGCGGCGGGTGCTGTGGCTGGCCACCGCGATCATCGACCACACCAACCGGGTCAACCCGGACCCCTCAGGCCTCAAGGTCGGCGGCCACCAGGCGTCCAGCGCCTCGATGACCACCATCGCCACCGCACTCTGGTTCCACGCCCTCGGCCCCGAGGACCGGGTCTCGGTCAAGCCGCACGCCTCACCGGTGCTGCACGCCGTCCAGTACCTCCTCGGCGACCTGGACGCCCGCTACCTCACCACCCTCCGCACCCTCGGCGGACTGCAGTCCTACCCCAGCCGCTCCAAGGACCCGGACACCGTCGACTACTCCACCGGCTCGGTCGGCATCGGCGCTACCGCCCCGCTGTGGGGCGCCATCGCCCGCCGCTACGTGGACGGCCGCTTCGGCACCGGCCCGGCGGCGGGCGCCGGCACCGGCCGCCAGTACTCGCTGCTCGGCGACGCCGAACTGGACGAGGGCGCGATCTGGGAGGCGCTCCAGGACCCGATGGTCGCCGGGCTCGGCGAGGCCGTCTGGATCGTCGACCTCAACCGCCAGTCCCTGGACCGGGTGGTGCCGGCGATGGCCGGCGAGCGGCTGCACGGCATGTTCCGGGCGGCCGGCTGGCAGGTGCTCACCGTCAAGTACGGCCGGCTCCTCGAGGAGCTGTTCGCTCGGCCGGACGGCGGGCCGGAACTCCGCGCCCGGATCGAGACCATGGGCAACCCGGAGTACCAGCGGCTGCTCCGCTGCACCCCGGCCGAGCTGCGCAGGCGGCTGCCCGGCACCGGCTCCACCGCGGCCCCGATCGGCCGGCTGCTGGACGGCCTGGACGACGCCGTGCTGCCCGCCGCCCTGCGCAACCTCGGCGGCCACGACCTGGGCGCCCTGCTGGCCGCCTTCGACGCCGTCGACGACACCCGCCCGACGGTGATCCTCGCCTACACCGTCAAGGGCCGCGGCCTGCCCACCGAGGGCCACCCGCAGAACCACTCCTCGCTGCTGACGGGCGATCAGATCGCCGCCCTCGCCGCCGACCTGGGCGTCGACCCGGCAGACCCGTGGGCCGCCTTCCCGGCCGGCAGCCCGGAGGCCGGGCTCTGCGCGGCCGCCGCCGAACGCCTCCGCCGCCCGCGGCGCGAGTACACCGCCCCGCCGCCGGTCCCCACCGACTTCGGCCGCACCCCGACCGGCACCGCCACCACCCAGCAGGCCCTCGGCCGGGCCCTTCTCGACCTCACCCGGCAGGCCCCGGAGGCGGCCGCCCGGGTGGTCACGGTCAGCCCGGACGTCAGCTCCTCCACCAACCTCGGCGGCTGGCTCAACAAGGTCGGGGTGTGGTCCCCGAACGAGCGGCCGGACTGGTTCGCGGACGACGCCGAGACCATCCTCCACTGGCGGGAGGAGCCCACCGGCCAGCACATCGAGCTGGGGATCGCGGAGACCAACCTGGTCGGCCTCCTCGGCGAGCTCGGCGCCACCTGGTCCCGCTGGGGGCAGCCGCTGCTGCCGGTCGGCGTGGTCTACGACCCGTTCGTCAACCGGGCGCTGGAGCCGTGGTCCTTCGGCGTCTACGCGGGCGGGCAGTCGCTGCTGGTCGGCACGCCGGCCGGGGTGACCCTGGCCCCCGAGGGCGGCGCCCACCAGTCCGTCACCACCCCCTCGCTGGGCATCGAGCAGCCCGGCGTCACCGCCTGGGAGCCCGCCTTCGCGCTGGACGCCGAATGGTGCCTGCTGGCGGCCCTGGGCCTGCTCGGCCGGCCGGACGGCGGCTCGGCGTACGTCCGCCTCTCCACCCGGCCGGTGGCCCAGGGCCTGGCCGGGGTGCCGGCCGACCCGGCGGCGCGGGAGCGCCGGCGCCGGCAGGTGGTGGCGGGCGCCTACCCGCTGCGCCGGGCCGCCGGGGTCGACCGGCCGGACGTCACCATCGCCGTGATGGGCGCGCCCACCACGGAGGCGCTGGAGGCCGCCGACCGGCTCACCGCCCTCGGCCACCCGGCCGACGTGGTCTGCGTGACCAGTCCCGACCTCCTCTTCCGCGCCCAACGGGCCCGCCGCGGCCTCGCCGACGCCCCCGACTGGATCCTCGACCAGGCCTTCCCCGCCGACCGGGCGGCCCCCATGGTCACCCTCCTCGACGGCCACCCCCACACCCTGGCCTTCCTCCCGACGATCCACCGGGTCCCCGGCGCCAACCTCGGTGTCACCGACTTCGGCCAGTCCGGCCGCCTGGCCGAGGTCTACCGCAAGCACGGCCTGGACGCCGACACCGTGGTCGGCACCGCGCTCGACCTGGTGGAGTGACCCTCCGGAAGCGCGATCCAGCTGATCCCCCTCACCCCTCCTCAGCTGTGCGGATGCCGGGTGCGCCCTTCCGCAAGATCGGGAGTTGGGGCAGGATCGGGCGGTAGGCGCGGAACTGTCCGACGGAGGGTGAGACGGGCGTGACCAGGACTCTGCTCAGCGGCGGCCAGGTGTTCGACGGAACCGGCGCCGAGGTCGCCGACGGCGATGTGGTCGTCGAGGACGGCCGGATCGTCGACATCGGCACCGGCCTCGACGGCGACGAGCGGGTGGACGTCTCCGGTCTGACCGTGCTGCCCGGCCTGATCGACTGCCACGTCCACGTCACCGTCTCCGGCGTCCTCGGCGACAAGGGCCTCCATCTCCCGTACTCCTACGGCTACTTCGAGGCCGTCCGGAACCTCGCGGCCACCCTCGACTGCGGGGTCACCACCGTTCGCGACGCGGGCGGCGCCGACCTCGGCGTCCGCCGCGCGGTCGAGGACGGCCTGATCGAGGGGCCCCGGCTGCGGATCGCCATCACCATCCTCAGCCAGACCGGCGGCCACGCCGACGGCTGGCTGCCCTCCGGGGCCTGCGCCCCGCTGGTCCCCGCCCACGAGGGCCGCCCGGACGGCGTGGTCGACGGGCCGGAGGAGATGCGCAAGCGCGCCCGCGAGATCATCCGGGCGGGAGCCGACGTCCTGAAGGTCTGCACCTCCGGCGGCGTCCTCTCGCCGCGCGACGATCCCCGCCACGCCCACTTCCGCGCCGACGAGTTGGACGCCCTGGTCGCCGAGGCGACCGCGGCCGGACTGCCGGTGATGGCGCACGCCCAGGCCACCGACGGGATCAAGAACGCCGTCCGGGCCGGCATCCGCTCCATCGAGCACGGCATCTTCCTCGACGACGAGGCCATCGACATGATGCTGGCCGCCGGCACCTGGCTGGTGCCGACCCTGGTCGCCCCGGCGGCGGTGCTGGAGGCCGTCGCGGCCGGCGTGGAACTGCCGGAGAGCGTGGTGGTCAAGGCCCGCGAGGTGATCGACGTCCACCGGGAGTCCTTCACGCGGGCGGTGGCCGCGGGTGTGCGGATCGCGATGGGCACCGACTCCGGGGTCGGCCCGCACGGGCGCAACCTGGAGGAGCTGGCGCTGATGGCGGCCGGCGGGATGAAGCCGCCGGCGGTGCTGGCCGCCGCCACCTCCTCGGCGGCCGAACTCCTCGGCGTCGCCGACTCGGTGGGCACCCTCACCCCGGGCCGGCGGGCCGACCTCCTGCTGGTCTCCGGCGACCCGTACGACTTCACCGACCTGCGGTCCCGGGTGCACTCCGTCTACCAGGACGGGCGCCGGGTGCGGGGCTGAGTGCCCGCGGTCGAGCGGCTGCGGTCGAGTGGACAACGGCCAGGGCCGCCGGACCTGTTGCGGTCCGGCGGCCCTGACCTCCCGTTCCTCAGGCCTTCAGGCCTTCAGGCCTTCAGGCCTTCAGGCCTTCAGGCCTTGAGGCTTGTTGAAGGTGCTCCGCGCCCACAGGTAGGACACCGCGCCGATGCCGAGGCACCAGGCGAGGGCGATCACGCCGTTGTTCCCGATCGCGCCGCCGAGGAGCAGTCCGCGGACGGTCTCCATGATCGGCGTGAACGGCTGGTACTCGGCGAACCAGCGCAGGCCGGCCGGCATCGAGCCGGTGGGCACGAACCCGCTGCCTAGGAAGGGCAGCAGCACCAGCGGCATCGGCGCGTTGCCGGCCGCCTCGGGGGTCGAGGCCCGCAGGCCGAGGGCGACCGACAGCCAGGTGACGGCCAGGACGAAGAGGGCGAGCAGTCCGATCGCGGCCAGCCACTCCACGAAGCCGGCGTTCGGCCGGAAGCCGACGGCCAGGGCAATCCCGATCAGCACGGCCATCCCGAGGAGCTGCTGGACGACGCTGCCGACGACGTGCCCGGTGAGCACCGAGGCCCGGGAGATCCGCATGGTCCGGAAGCGGGCGATGATGCCCTCGGTCATGTCGGTGGCCACCATCACGGCGGTCCCGGTCGCGGCGATGGCCGCCGACATCATCAGGATGCCGGGGAGCACGTAGTTCACATAGCCGGCGCGGCCGCCGCCCAGTCCGGCACCGAGGGTGCCGCCCAGCACGTAGACGAAGAGGAGCAGCATGACGACCGGGGTGATGACCAGCTGCACGGTCATCGACGGATACCGCAGCAGGCGCTTCAGCTGGCGCCGGACCATGGTGTGGGAATCGCGGACGGCGAGGGCGAGGGTGCTCATCGGACGGTCTCCTTCTGCTGCTGGTTCTGCTGGTCCTGGTGGTCTTGCCGGCCCTCCTGGCCCTGCTCGTGCTGCGGGCCGGTGAGGGTGAGGAAGACGTCGTCGAGGTCGGGGGTGTGCACGCTCATCCCGGTGACCTCGACCGCGTGCTCGTCCAGCAGGGCGAGCAGTTCGCGGACGGCCCGGACACTGCCGTCGCTCGGCACCTGGAGGGTGAGCGCCTCCAGGTCGGCACTGGCCGTCCCGAGCAGGCCGCGGGCGACCGCCAGCTGCTCCGGGTCGGTGAAGCCGAACTCGATGTGGCCTCCGGGGATCAGGCGCTTGAGCTCTTCCGCGGTGCCCTCGGCGATCAGCCGCCCCTGGTCCAGCAGGGCGATGCGGCCGGCGAGTTCGTCCGCCTCCTCCAGGTACTGGGTGGTGAGGAAGATGGTCACGCCGCCGGCGACCAGCTCCCGCACCAGCTGCCACATCGAGCGGCGGCTGCGCGGGTCGAGCCCGGTGGTGGGCTCGTCCAGGAAGATCAGCCGCGGGTCGCCGACCAGGGTCATCGCCAGGTCGAGCCGGCGCTGCATGCCGCCGGAGTAGGTGCCGGCCGGTTTGCGGGCCGCCTCCACCAGGTCGAAGCGGTCCAGGAGTTCGGCCGCCCGGCGCCTGCCGTCCCGGCGGGACAGGTGGTTGAGGTCGGCCATCAGGAGGAGGTTCTCCTCCCCGGTGAGCAGCTTGTCGACGGCCGAGTACTGGCCGGTGACGCCGATCGCGCCGCGCACGTCGTCGGCTCTGCGGGCCAGGTCGTGACCGGCCACTCGGGCTGTGCCGCCGTCGGGTGGGAGGAGGGTGGACAGGATCTGGACGGTGGTGGTCTTGCCTGCCCCGTTCGGGCCGAGCAGTGCGAAGACGGTGCCCTCCGGGACGGCCAGGTCGATGCCGTCCAGTACGGCCTTGTCGCCGTAGGACTTCCGCAGCCCGCTCGCCTCGACGGCCAAGTGCGCGGTGCTCGCCGGGGTGTTGGTGTGTGCCGGGTCGGTGGTGCGCGCCGGGTTCGCCATGGGTGTTTCCTCTCGCGTTCCGCCGTGTGGTCGGCGTGGTCAGGTCCGGTCCGGTGGAGGGTCAGAGGCTGCGGGCGGTGATGTCGCCCTGGACGGTGGTGGCGCGGATGGTCAGGCCGGCGGCGGCGCCCTCGGTGTTCCTGAGCGAGTTGCCGATCCGGCCCTGGGAGGTGCGGGCGTCCAGCGTGGCGGAGGCCTCCGGGGCGACGGTGACGGTGATGTCGCCCTGCTGGGTGCTCAGCACCAGCTCGCCGTCGACCGCCTCGCCGATCCGGATGCTGCCCTGCCGGGTGCTGAGCTCGGCGGGGCCGCCGAGCCGGCCGACCTCGATGTCCCCGCTGGCCAGCCGGATCCGGGCGGAGGCGGCCTCGGCCACCTGGACCGGGCCCTGCGCGCCCTCGACGGCGAGATCGCCGAGCCGACCGGTGCTGCGGAACTCCGCGGCGGCCGCCTTCGCCTCGACGGCGGAGCCGGCCGGGAGCCGGAGGGCGACCTCGACGGAACCGGTGTGGCTGAGGAGCCGGTTCGCGGCGGCGGGGAGGACCACCCGCAGCAGGCCGCCGGCCTCGTCGTAGCCGACCTCGGTCTGCTCGGCCGACTTCACGTCCCGGGCCCGGCCGCGGTCGCTGGGCCGGACCTCGACGGTGGCCGCGGACCGCTCGGCGTCGGCGGTGATCCGGATGCGGCCGGCCGGGACGGACAGGACGGCGGTGATCGGGGCGGTGATCTCGAACGCGTACATGCGGGGCTCCTGGTCTTCGGGTTTCTCGCCTCGGTGTTTCCGACAGAGGAAACGCTACGTTGCGTTCACAAAGCTGGCAACATTGAAGTTGCATCAGAATCCCTTAACTCCAGCTCAACGCAAGGAAATTGTTGCAATAGGCTCGAAGTTAATGCAATGTCCGCCTAATGCCTCATTGCAATAGGCTGTAGATGAACGCTTCGGCGGTGAGGCTTCTCTTGCCGAATCGGCATGAAATCTTGCCGGAGAGGCGGTGCCGGCCGCAGCTTTGCGGCATGAGCGTTTTCGAATCGAACCGAGCCGACGAGCGCACCTGGGATGTCGTGGTGGTAGGAGGCGGCGCGGCCGGCCTCACCGCCGCCCTCACCCTGGCCCGGGTGCGCCGATCGGTACTGGTGATCGACGCGGGCGAGCCCCGCAACGCCCCGGCGGCGGCAGCCGACGGGCACGGCGTCCACGGCCTCCTCGGCCGCGAGGGGATCTCGCCGCTGGCCCTGCTGCGCATCGGCCGGGAGGAGGTCGCCTCGTACGGCGGCCGGGTGGTGGAGGGGCGCGTCACCCGGATCGAGCGGTCGGGCGCCGGCGCGGACGCGGACTTCGTGGTCGACCTCGCGGCCGACGGCCCGCGCGTCCGCGCCCGGCGGATCCTGCTGGCCACCGGCCTCGTCGACGAACTGCCCCCGGTCCCCGGCCTGGCCGAGCGCTGGGGCCGTGACGTGGTGCACTGCGTCTACTGCCAGGGCTGGGAGGTCCGCGACCGGGCGATCGGCGTACTGGGCACCTTCCAGCAGGCACT contains the following coding sequences:
- a CDS encoding glycoside hydrolase family 88 protein — translated: MPLVPRRRALGIGLGSVLGATLLSASGRPAPARAAGRANPDAVASARLAADYWQAQPQPYANNADWVNATFHSGEMALYRLTGDPRYREFTLGWAEQNGFALIPSSSAPFHADHETAGQAYLDLYQTSPDGPHPAYLAAVRQRLDAQLSSGSADYWTWVDALHMAMPVFVRMAAQDSRPDYLDYAHSSYLYTRDQCGGPGLWDPARSLWWRDAGFLHTDTYWSRGNGWALADLAKVLGALPPGDPNRAGYAADMRAMAAALKPLQSEDGYWPADLIRPDRYPGPETSGTAFFTYGLAWGVNHGVLPAAVYRPVVERAWQWVAHTALQPSGLLGWVQGTGAKPADNYPWTASSTAAFGVGAFLLAATEVAVLDS
- a CDS encoding M14 family metallopeptidase, producing MTSGEAGTLDPVRDFPGFPGVDEVLAQARSLAERAGGRVEALGRYRDGRPLELVRAGSGRRQVLLLGGPHPNEPVGMASCLELLRLLGGPGPQAAALRAGWTWNVVACWDAVGARRNEGWYGVRPLTPEVYHRWFYRPRLCEQPEWTFPLAGARTGREALWPETRAVMEAVDRLRPELVASLHNTDLDGSFFMLSRQQGGLAQELSRLPARFGLSLGRYDADSVGWATPAPGVHVLPGADELYILGPEANAAAGGDGRGHGACSLHYAERVCGALGVIAEVPLWRMRREPAPPQSRWRRRMGELADLADRRSAQLRAAGPEAPFGAEDPVYLPPVRETLRLLGNETERWRGMLRPEDPELAADVWNSVRAGAYRLPLRALGMRLRSPLPVAPGLRALLPALSAEFAAELGVRPTPIRDLIRTQLAALLLALDHAR
- a CDS encoding phytoene desaturase family protein, giving the protein MVVNSGRATGRSAKRSSDSGTASVIGSGPNGLAAAVTLARAGLRVTVHEAADTPGGGLRSVDLFESGVRHDICAAVHPMAAASPFFRHFDLAAHGVRLLTPALSYAHPLPGGRPPGLAWRSLEVTAEGLGPDGPGWRRLMGPLRAHSEEVVRLMLSDFRTPPRDPVAPLLLALRLTAERGLRTPQAAAMLAGVAAHSVGPLPSLTGAATGLLLGHLAHAGGWPLPAGGSQSLADALIADLEAHGGRVVTGRRIDDLAELDSDRLVLADLGPREFLRISRGRLPAGYARALGRFRHGPGAAKTDLLLDSPVPWRDPELRIAGTVHLGGTREELYRAESETSRGLATARPFILVTEPANTDPGRAVGGRYPLWAYAHVPQGRPEDAQEEIIRRIEEHAPGFRDTIVAARSVPARALEAYNPNYVGGDIGAGAVTIRQTLLRPVARWNPYATPLPGVFLCSASTPPGPGVHGMAGYLAARAALRACGERSPETPGRPSARQLPPLRFRRRPEAGMTGG
- a CDS encoding Lrp/AsnC family transcriptional regulator, with the translated sequence MSTVSSRPPRRAVDATDARILLALDADPRATVLSLAQKLDLSRNTVQARLARLERDGALGRAQRRVLPEALGHPLTAVVTTQVNQHRLAEVSAELAEIPQVVEVLGLTGERDLLVRVVAEDAGHLYGIADRILAVPGVERTSTALAMRELVPYRVDPLLRAISASG
- a CDS encoding transketolase-like TK C-terminal-containing protein — encoded protein: MAAVTVTDANSAESGAELGAARLGTLEAIERRVLWLATAIIDHTNRVNPDPSGLKVGGHQASSASMTTIATALWFHALGPEDRVSVKPHASPVLHAVQYLLGDLDARYLTTLRTLGGLQSYPSRSKDPDTVDYSTGSVGIGATAPLWGAIARRYVDGRFGTGPAAGAGTGRQYSLLGDAELDEGAIWEALQDPMVAGLGEAVWIVDLNRQSLDRVVPAMAGERLHGMFRAAGWQVLTVKYGRLLEELFARPDGGPELRARIETMGNPEYQRLLRCTPAELRRRLPGTGSTAAPIGRLLDGLDDAVLPAALRNLGGHDLGALLAAFDAVDDTRPTVILAYTVKGRGLPTEGHPQNHSSLLTGDQIAALAADLGVDPADPWAAFPAGSPEAGLCAAAAERLRRPRREYTAPPPVPTDFGRTPTGTATTQQALGRALLDLTRQAPEAAARVVTVSPDVSSSTNLGGWLNKVGVWSPNERPDWFADDAETILHWREEPTGQHIELGIAETNLVGLLGELGATWSRWGQPLLPVGVVYDPFVNRALEPWSFGVYAGGQSLLVGTPAGVTLAPEGGAHQSVTTPSLGIEQPGVTAWEPAFALDAEWCLLAALGLLGRPDGGSAYVRLSTRPVAQGLAGVPADPAARERRRRQVVAGAYPLRRAAGVDRPDVTIAVMGAPTTEALEAADRLTALGHPADVVCVTSPDLLFRAQRARRGLADAPDWILDQAFPADRAAPMVTLLDGHPHTLAFLPTIHRVPGANLGVTDFGQSGRLAEVYRKHGLDADTVVGTALDLVE
- a CDS encoding metal-dependent hydrolase family protein, whose protein sequence is MTRTLLSGGQVFDGTGAEVADGDVVVEDGRIVDIGTGLDGDERVDVSGLTVLPGLIDCHVHVTVSGVLGDKGLHLPYSYGYFEAVRNLAATLDCGVTTVRDAGGADLGVRRAVEDGLIEGPRLRIAITILSQTGGHADGWLPSGACAPLVPAHEGRPDGVVDGPEEMRKRAREIIRAGADVLKVCTSGGVLSPRDDPRHAHFRADELDALVAEATAAGLPVMAHAQATDGIKNAVRAGIRSIEHGIFLDDEAIDMMLAAGTWLVPTLVAPAAVLEAVAAGVELPESVVVKAREVIDVHRESFTRAVAAGVRIAMGTDSGVGPHGRNLEELALMAAGGMKPPAVLAAATSSAAELLGVADSVGTLTPGRRADLLLVSGDPYDFTDLRSRVHSVYQDGRRVRG
- a CDS encoding ABC transporter permease; the encoded protein is MSTLALAVRDSHTMVRRQLKRLLRYPSMTVQLVITPVVMLLLFVYVLGGTLGAGLGGGRAGYVNYVLPGILMMSAAIAATGTAVMVATDMTEGIIARFRTMRISRASVLTGHVVGSVVQQLLGMAVLIGIALAVGFRPNAGFVEWLAAIGLLALFVLAVTWLSVALGLRASTPEAAGNAPMPLVLLPFLGSGFVPTGSMPAGLRWFAEYQPFTPIMETVRGLLLGGAIGNNGVIALAWCLGIGAVSYLWARSTFNKPQGLKA